The Xiphophorus hellerii strain 12219 chromosome 5, Xiphophorus_hellerii-4.1, whole genome shotgun sequence genome window below encodes:
- the LOC116719555 gene encoding histone H2B 1/2-like, translating to MPEPAKSAPKKGSKKAVTKTAGKGGKKKRRTRKESYAIYVYKVLKQVHPDTGISSKAMSIMNSFVNDIFERIASEASRLAHYNKRSTITSREIQTAVRLLLPGELAKHAVSEGTKAVTKYTSSK from the coding sequence ATGCCTGAACCCGCCAAGTCTGCGCCCAAGAAGGGCTCCAAGAAAGCCGTGACCAAGACGGCCGGCAAAGGAGGCAAGAAGAAGCGAAGGACAAGGAAGGAGAGCTACGCCATCTACGTGTATAAGGTGCTGAAGCAGGTCCACCCTGATACCGGGATCTCCTCCAAGGCCATGAGCATCATGAACTCTTTCGTCAATGACATTTTTGAGCGCATCGCCTCTGAGGCCTCTCGTCTGGCTCACTACAACAAGCGCTCCACCATCACCTCCAGGGAGATCCAGACCGCTGTGCGGCTCCTGCTGCCCGGCGAGCTGGCCAAGCACGCCGTGTCTGAGGGCACCAAGGCGGTCACCAAGTACACCAGCTCCAAGTAA